The proteins below are encoded in one region of Methanofollis aquaemaris:
- a CDS encoding PAS domain-containing protein — MKSPPNNSLSGQDDAPGFLQRLVDSISIPLFYKDTRQVYLGCNTAYTEFIGLQKDEIIGKTVYDIFPPEFAETYQIRDTELLANAGVQQYEFSFRSGDGRTRRVVFYKATYADRSGNVAGLVGIVLDITEQRNAEERLRHSEEKFRMLFETMNQGVVYQDAEGGIIDANPAAEAILGLARARLLGKTLTDPCWDAACEDGEEHPAEAALQSGIKSRKLVGIRDPISDEEKWVMTSTIPQGGNKVAQPYHQFTTLVDLTTEIQAERALQHSEAEKALILNSVDEVMIYLDSDYRIIWINDATSILLGIKKEEIIGRRCYEVIWGGSEQCPWCRIPRVVESGKAVSDDVTLGDSRIFHMTTYPVRDEMGAMVGYIEKGIDVTEITRTRQALEEANRKLALLSGITRHDILNLVMALTFYNGEVEKGLPKDSELAPLVGKIKETTRWIEEQISFTRDYEDLGVHGAEWLRVSDLLQRAATVIPGEIAYTESVGDLEVFADPLLEKVFYNLFENAASHGGRVTEVSVSFVPGDPTGTIAIEDDGVGVPTSEKERIFQKGVGRKTGLGLFLSKEVLEISGIEIRETGGEGEGARFEILVPVGAYRSGQA; from the coding sequence GTGAAATCCCCCCCGAACAATTCCCTCTCAGGGCAGGACGATGCGCCAGGTTTCCTCCAGCGCCTGGTCGACAGCATCAGCATACCCCTCTTCTACAAAGACACTCGGCAGGTCTACCTTGGGTGCAACACTGCCTACACCGAATTTATCGGATTACAAAAAGACGAGATCATCGGGAAGACCGTCTACGACATCTTCCCGCCCGAATTTGCCGAGACCTACCAGATCAGAGACACCGAACTCCTTGCCAACGCCGGGGTCCAGCAGTACGAGTTTTCGTTCCGGTCCGGTGACGGCAGGACTCGCCGCGTCGTCTTCTACAAGGCGACGTACGCCGACAGGTCCGGGAACGTCGCCGGCCTCGTCGGGATCGTCCTCGACATCACCGAGCAGCGGAATGCCGAGGAAAGACTCCGTCATTCTGAAGAGAAGTTCAGGATGCTCTTCGAGACGATGAACCAGGGAGTGGTCTACCAGGACGCGGAGGGGGGGATCATCGACGCCAACCCGGCCGCCGAGGCGATCCTCGGCCTGGCCCGCGCTCGCCTCCTCGGAAAGACTCTGACCGACCCATGCTGGGACGCCGCCTGCGAAGATGGAGAGGAGCACCCAGCCGAGGCCGCCCTTCAGTCAGGGATAAAAAGCAGGAAACTGGTCGGGATCAGAGATCCGATCTCTGACGAAGAAAAGTGGGTGATGACCTCGACCATCCCGCAGGGGGGCAACAAGGTGGCACAGCCGTACCACCAGTTCACCACCCTCGTCGACCTGACCACCGAGATCCAGGCCGAGCGGGCACTTCAGCATTCGGAAGCCGAGAAGGCGCTGATCCTGAACTCAGTGGACGAAGTGATGATCTACCTGGACTCCGACTATCGGATCATCTGGATCAATGACGCCACTTCCATACTCCTCGGGATAAAAAAGGAAGAAATCATCGGCAGGCGCTGTTATGAAGTCATCTGGGGGGGCAGCGAACAGTGCCCGTGGTGCCGGATCCCCCGCGTCGTCGAGAGCGGGAAGGCCGTCTCCGACGATGTGACCCTTGGAGACAGCCGGATCTTTCATATGACCACCTATCCGGTCCGAGACGAGATGGGTGCCATGGTTGGGTACATCGAGAAAGGGATCGACGTCACCGAGATCACCAGGACACGCCAGGCCCTGGAGGAGGCGAACCGAAAACTCGCGCTCCTCTCGGGCATCACTCGCCACGACATCCTCAACCTGGTCATGGCCCTGACGTTCTATAACGGAGAGGTTGAGAAAGGCCTTCCAAAAGACTCAGAACTGGCCCCACTGGTCGGGAAGATCAAGGAGACGACACGATGGATCGAGGAGCAGATCTCGTTTACCAGAGACTATGAGGATCTGGGAGTCCATGGTGCCGAGTGGCTGCGGGTCTCAGACCTCCTGCAGCGGGCGGCAACGGTCATCCCCGGAGAGATCGCCTACACCGAATCTGTCGGCGACCTGGAGGTCTTTGCCGACCCTCTCCTTGAAAAGGTCTTTTACAACCTCTTTGAGAACGCGGCCAGCCACGGAGGAAGGGTCACCGAGGTTTCGGTCTCCTTTGTGCCCGGCGACCCCACGGGGACGATCGCGATCGAGGACGATGGTGTCGGTGTGCCGACATCAGAAAAAGAGCGGATCTTTCAGAAGGGTGTCGGGAGAAAGACCGGGCTTGGTCTCTTCCTCTCAAAGGAGGTGCTGGAGATATCGGGGATCGAGATCAGGGAGACCGGCGGGGAGGGTGAGGGGGCGCGCTTCGAGATCCTGGTGCCAGTCGGTGCGTATCGCTCAGGTCAGGCGTGA
- a CDS encoding SHOCT domain-containing protein produces MMRRPAARRTARRTSRRVTRRQFRRTALAGGMVALAVGGTAAAFKVRQQDVDRIEVYTGNKIDELSEDEFNLAMDDLGIKEQELTEQDIRTIEKAPPESYLDELERLAALKEKGVITAEEFETKKKELLGL; encoded by the coding sequence ATGATGCGAAGACCGGCTGCCAGACGGACGGCCAGGCGGACCTCACGCAGGGTGACGCGTCGGCAGTTCAGGAGGACGGCCCTTGCCGGTGGGATGGTGGCGCTTGCCGTTGGCGGGACGGCAGCCGCTTTCAAGGTGCGCCAGCAGGACGTCGACCGGATCGAGGTGTACACAGGAAATAAGATCGATGAACTCTCAGAAGATGAGTTCAACCTGGCCATGGACGACCTGGGCATCAAGGAACAGGAGTTGACCGAGCAGGACATCAGGACGATCGAGAAGGCACCGCCGGAATCTTATCTCGACGAACTCGAACGGCTTGCAGCCCTGAAGGAGAAGGGTGTCATCACCGCAGAGGAGTTTGAGACGAAGAAGAAGGAACTCCTGGGTTTGTGA
- a CDS encoding fasciclin domain-containing protein yields the protein MEMFRTFLICAIFIGLCIVPLASSEENGDEVGGEMGNVTDEMDEEMDDVTEDVVIDEEMDNVTEEVIVEEEMDNVTDGMDGLDAMIAADENLSIMTMVVEVSGMEQLLALGGPYTVFAPSDEAFEALELDMAENASVENESVENETVETEPVENESTENVSAELVYVLANHIVLGEYNSTDLIAMAEENMTVQTLAGENLTLTLDAEGGLMVDNVTVIMPDVEAENGVIHVIDGVLLPEGMMVEEEVVEEEVVEEETPVEEEVVEETIVEETPVEEMV from the coding sequence ATGGAGATGTTCAGGACTTTCCTGATCTGCGCCATATTCATCGGCCTCTGCATCGTCCCGCTCGCTTCATCGGAGGAGAATGGTGATGAAGTGGGAGGAGAGATGGGAAATGTCACCGATGAAATGGACGAAGAGATGGACGATGTCACTGAGGACGTAGTAATAGACGAAGAGATGGACAACGTCACCGAGGAAGTGATAGTAGAAGAAGAGATGGATAACGTCACCGACGGGATGGACGGCCTGGATGCGATGATCGCAGCAGATGAAAACCTGAGCATCATGACAATGGTGGTCGAGGTCTCGGGCATGGAGCAACTCCTCGCCCTTGGCGGCCCGTACACTGTCTTCGCTCCATCTGACGAGGCCTTCGAAGCCCTTGAGCTTGATATGGCCGAAAACGCGTCCGTCGAAAACGAATCGGTCGAGAATGAGACGGTTGAAACCGAACCTGTCGAAAACGAGTCCACTGAAAATGTGTCCGCAGAACTCGTTTACGTTCTGGCAAACCATATTGTGCTGGGAGAATACAACTCGACCGACCTCATCGCCATGGCTGAGGAGAACATGACCGTGCAGACACTCGCCGGCGAGAACCTCACCCTCACCCTCGACGCTGAGGGAGGGTTGATGGTCGACAATGTCACGGTGATCATGCCCGATGTCGAGGCGGAGAACGGTGTCATCCATGTCATCGACGGCGTGCTGCTGCCTGAAGGGATGATGGTTGAAGAGGAAGTGGTTGAAGAAGAGGTAGTCGAAGAAGAGACCCCGGTCGAGGAAGAAGTGGTTGAAGAGACCATTGTTGAAGAGACCCCGGTCGAGGAAATGGTCTAA
- a CDS encoding pyrroline-5-carboxylate reductase family protein, translating to MTQIGVIGTGSMGSMLVRAFIKSGAAAPEEVIAYNRSTKRAAALSQETGIRLGTCREVAAGAGIVFLCVRPHEVEGVLRELGDTLSPRTLLVSIAAEVPLADLQAWTGARVVRVIPTLTSEILKGASLVVFGERATSTDRDLVRTLMDAIGRAVEVEEEAFELLTLLTSCGPAFIAATMKEFAAAAVRRGGVSPACADLLVTETLAGTAGLLEEEGSSFDEVISRVATEGGITAKGVAVIRKEGPGVFDAVVAAALGEDE from the coding sequence ATGACTCAGATCGGCGTCATCGGCACGGGCAGCATGGGCAGCATGCTTGTCAGGGCCTTCATCAAAAGCGGGGCGGCGGCCCCGGAGGAGGTCATCGCATACAACCGGAGCACCAAGCGGGCGGCCGCTCTCTCGCAGGAGACCGGGATACGTCTCGGCACCTGCCGGGAGGTTGCGGCCGGGGCAGGGATCGTCTTCCTCTGCGTCAGACCCCACGAAGTGGAAGGCGTGCTCAGAGAACTCGGGGACACCCTCTCCCCCCGCACCCTGCTCGTCTCCATCGCCGCCGAGGTGCCGCTGGCCGACCTCCAGGCATGGACCGGCGCACGGGTGGTGCGGGTGATCCCGACGCTCACCTCTGAAATACTGAAGGGGGCCTCCCTCGTCGTCTTCGGAGAGCGAGCGACTTCGACGGACCGCGACCTGGTCCGCACCCTCATGGACGCGATCGGCCGGGCCGTCGAGGTGGAGGAAGAGGCGTTCGAACTCCTCACGCTCCTCACCAGTTGCGGCCCGGCGTTTATCGCCGCCACGATGAAAGAGTTTGCCGCGGCGGCGGTGCGGCGGGGCGGAGTCTCCCCGGCATGTGCCGACCTCCTGGTCACCGAGACCCTCGCCGGGACGGCCGGGTTGCTCGAAGAAGAAGGGAGCAGTTTTGACGAAGTCATATCACGGGTCGCCACCGAAGGCGGGATCACGGCGAAGGGCGTGGCGGTGATCCGCAAGGAAGGGCCAGGCGTCTTTGACGCGGTGGTCGCGGCGGCGCTTGGAGAGGACGAGTGA
- a CDS encoding SpoIIAA family protein, producing the protein MIEKLDQSEGKVVGYRVSGRLTAADYDRIFADAGGVIGEYGAIRMLCDMEEFQGVELAALWEDFEFGIKYGRSVERLAIVGDAAWEKWIARLAVPLYAHEGRYFPESERDAAWVWLREGTG; encoded by the coding sequence ATGATCGAGAAACTTGACCAGAGCGAGGGGAAGGTCGTGGGCTATCGTGTGAGCGGGAGACTGACCGCCGCCGATTACGACCGCATCTTCGCGGATGCCGGGGGGGTCATCGGGGAGTATGGGGCGATCAGGATGCTCTGCGATATGGAGGAGTTCCAGGGTGTGGAACTTGCGGCGCTCTGGGAGGACTTCGAGTTCGGGATCAAGTACGGCCGGTCGGTCGAACGTCTGGCAATCGTCGGCGATGCGGCGTGGGAGAAGTGGATTGCAAGACTTGCCGTGCCGCTCTATGCCCATGAGGGACGGTACTTTCCTGAGAGCGAGCGGGACGCGGCGTGGGTATGGCTGCGGGAAGGGACCGGGTGA
- a CDS encoding PAS domain S-box protein: protein MFSILYVDDEPALLEIGKLFLEQSGHLTVETARSAAEAIEKLHSHKYDGIISDFQMPEMDGIEFLKFIRTHFGDLPFVLFTGKGREEVVIEALNHGADFYLQKGGDPVSQFVELEHKITLAIERKWTMVELRESRQRMADVINFLPDATFAVDLDGKVIAWNRAMEEMTGIKTEEVLGEGDFTYAVPFYGERRPLLIDQVLAGEEEAGSTYPGVIRKGNRLISEFFVPRLNEGRGAYLWFVASPLYDTKGTVVGAIESIRDITERKKAEEEREAARQKLLDIIDFLPDATFVIDTERRVIAWNRAMEEMTGVKKEDMLGKGEYAYAVPFYGKAIPILVDLVQEPDAEFGSAYHYLEREGDTVVAEMFLPLLSDGRGAYLWGKASPLYNDQGEVIGAIESLRDITEYKEAEDARLNAIVQGSPIPQFVLDGDHRVAYWNEALEAYSGIRAAEVVGTHDHWKAFYPDERPCLADLLIDGAPDRREFAGWDEEKYTRSRFIEDAYEGTTFFPEMGENGTWLHFTAALIRDARGRVIGAVETMEDITDQRRIEEALKASEARYRTLFENSGSPVVIVDEDTTISLVNHEFERLSGYNRDEVEGRMSWQDFVACEADLQRVAGYHRLRRVDPDQVPLVYECHFKNRAMEVRNGLMSVATIPGTQQSIVAVMDVTERKKAEETRRLADLIHFMPDAIFAVDLEGKVIAWNRSIEEMTGVLAVEILGKGDHAYAVPFYGDKRPLLLDLLSSSPEELEERVYREIERHGDFLIAETGEARPQGKEVILKAFAAPLYDDAGEVTGAVQGIRDVTEFRHAEEALRESETKYRSLFEYANDAILLIRDNRITDCNPRALTIFECTREQFVGSTLSAFSPPLQPDGSDSMEIVSEKIMRALAGESQFFECQCHTSGKTPFFAEVSLNRIQLEDEVSVQAIVRDITTRKHAEEALKKKTYDLNERVKELRCLYAISNILEKGEAPIDGVIQNIAAAILPAWQYPEITAVRITVDGSMYRTALFRETEWTQERPIVAGGKTIGRVEVVYLEERPEYDEGPFLKEEENLITIIAQRIGQFVMRTRAEEERNASEAELRALFAGMTDVVIVCDAQGRYLKVAPTNPTLLYRPADELLGKTVDEVCPGPQARLFHENIERALETGGPVNFEYGLSIGGREVWFAAVISPMAVDSVILVARDITERKIAEMAIRTANEKLNLLSSITRHDILNQITVLLGYIGFTKAETTDPTVLGYIEKEEMAAESIRRQIEFTRDYQDIGVAAPVWQDVRRVIAGSVRALDVGGVALSIEFEGLEIYADPLLQKVFFNLVDNALRYGEHVTTIRFSCTEEEGGVVIVCEDDGVGIPEQFKDGIFKREYYKNTGLGLYLSREVLAITGLLIRETGEPGKGARFEISVPRRACRFVGRASGCRRD, encoded by the coding sequence ATGTTCTCCATTCTCTACGTCGACGACGAACCGGCGCTTCTTGAGATCGGCAAACTTTTCCTGGAACAATCAGGACATCTCACCGTCGAGACCGCACGATCGGCCGCAGAAGCGATCGAAAAACTGCACTCACACAAATACGACGGCATCATCTCAGACTTTCAGATGCCCGAGATGGACGGGATCGAATTTCTCAAATTTATCCGCACGCATTTCGGCGACCTCCCGTTCGTCCTCTTCACCGGAAAAGGGAGGGAGGAGGTGGTGATCGAGGCCCTCAACCACGGAGCCGACTTCTATCTTCAGAAAGGAGGCGACCCGGTCTCCCAGTTCGTCGAACTCGAACACAAGATCACCCTTGCCATCGAGCGGAAGTGGACGATGGTCGAACTCCGCGAATCCAGGCAGCGGATGGCCGACGTGATCAACTTTCTGCCCGACGCCACCTTTGCCGTCGACCTCGACGGGAAGGTGATCGCCTGGAACCGGGCGATGGAGGAGATGACCGGGATAAAAACAGAGGAGGTTCTTGGAGAGGGAGACTTCACATACGCCGTACCCTTCTATGGCGAGAGGAGGCCGCTCCTCATCGATCAGGTGCTGGCCGGGGAAGAGGAGGCAGGGAGCACCTATCCCGGCGTCATACGGAAGGGGAACAGATTGATCTCGGAATTTTTCGTGCCCCGCCTGAACGAAGGGAGAGGCGCCTATCTCTGGTTCGTCGCCTCGCCGCTGTACGACACGAAAGGCACGGTCGTCGGGGCGATCGAGTCGATCCGCGACATCACCGAGCGGAAAAAGGCTGAAGAAGAGCGCGAGGCCGCACGTCAGAAACTTCTGGACATCATCGACTTCCTCCCCGACGCCACCTTTGTCATCGATACCGAAAGGAGAGTCATCGCCTGGAACCGGGCGATGGAGGAGATGACCGGGGTAAAGAAGGAAGATATGCTTGGCAAGGGAGAGTATGCATATGCCGTGCCCTTCTACGGGAAGGCCATCCCGATCCTCGTCGACCTCGTCCAGGAACCTGACGCCGAGTTCGGATCCGCATACCACTATCTGGAACGCGAGGGCGATACCGTCGTGGCCGAGATGTTCCTCCCCCTTCTTTCTGACGGCCGCGGGGCATACCTGTGGGGGAAGGCCTCGCCCCTGTACAATGATCAGGGCGAGGTCATCGGGGCGATCGAGTCGCTCAGGGATATCACCGAGTACAAGGAGGCCGAAGACGCACGCCTGAATGCCATTGTTCAGGGTTCTCCGATCCCGCAGTTCGTCCTCGACGGAGACCACCGGGTGGCGTACTGGAACGAGGCGCTGGAGGCATACAGCGGGATCAGGGCCGCGGAGGTCGTCGGCACCCATGACCACTGGAAGGCGTTCTATCCGGACGAGCGACCGTGCCTGGCGGACCTGCTCATCGACGGGGCGCCTGACAGGAGAGAGTTCGCGGGGTGGGACGAGGAGAAATATACGAGGTCGCGATTTATCGAGGACGCATACGAGGGCACGACCTTCTTTCCCGAGATGGGTGAGAACGGGACATGGCTGCATTTCACCGCGGCTCTGATCAGGGACGCGAGAGGTCGGGTCATCGGGGCGGTGGAGACGATGGAGGACATCACCGATCAGCGACGGATCGAAGAAGCCCTGAAGGCGTCGGAGGCCAGGTACCGTACGCTTTTCGAGAATAGCGGAAGCCCGGTGGTCATCGTCGATGAGGACACGACCATCTCCCTTGTCAACCATGAGTTCGAGAGACTCAGCGGGTATAACCGGGACGAGGTGGAGGGCAGGATGAGCTGGCAGGATTTCGTGGCGTGCGAGGCCGACCTCCAGAGGGTGGCCGGATATCACCGGTTGCGCAGGGTCGATCCCGATCAGGTCCCTTTGGTCTATGAATGTCATTTTAAAAATCGAGCCATGGAGGTGAGGAACGGGCTCATGTCGGTTGCGACGATCCCTGGGACGCAGCAGAGTATTGTGGCCGTGATGGATGTCACCGAGCGGAAAAAAGCGGAAGAGACGCGGCGTCTCGCCGACCTGATCCATTTCATGCCTGATGCGATCTTTGCCGTCGACCTTGAGGGGAAGGTGATCGCGTGGAACCGGTCGATCGAGGAGATGACCGGTGTTCTGGCGGTGGAGATTCTCGGGAAGGGCGACCATGCCTATGCTGTTCCGTTTTACGGGGACAAAAGGCCGCTTCTTCTCGATCTCCTCTCCTCCTCCCCTGAGGAACTAGAAGAGCGAGTGTATCGCGAGATCGAGAGGCACGGAGATTTTCTGATCGCCGAGACCGGGGAGGCGCGGCCGCAGGGGAAGGAGGTGATCCTGAAGGCGTTTGCCGCTCCCCTCTACGACGACGCAGGGGAGGTGACCGGTGCGGTGCAGGGCATCCGCGATGTCACGGAGTTCCGGCATGCCGAGGAGGCGTTGCGGGAGAGCGAGACCAAGTACCGGTCGCTCTTCGAGTACGCAAACGACGCGATCCTGCTCATCAGGGACAACCGGATCACCGACTGCAACCCACGCGCGCTCACGATCTTCGAGTGCACGCGCGAGCAGTTCGTCGGCAGCACGCTCTCTGCATTCTCACCGCCGCTCCAGCCCGACGGTTCGGACTCGATGGAAATAGTTTCGGAGAAGATCATGAGGGCACTTGCGGGGGAGTCGCAGTTCTTCGAGTGTCAGTGCCATACCTCCGGGAAAACACCGTTTTTTGCCGAGGTGAGTCTGAACCGGATCCAGCTGGAGGACGAGGTGTCAGTCCAGGCGATCGTCCGCGATATCACCACGCGCAAACACGCCGAAGAGGCGCTGAAGAAGAAAACGTACGACCTCAACGAGCGGGTCAAAGAGTTGAGGTGTCTGTACGCAATCTCAAACATCCTGGAGAAAGGGGAGGCGCCTATCGACGGGGTGATCCAGAATATCGCGGCGGCGATTCTGCCTGCCTGGCAGTACCCGGAGATCACGGCGGTGCGGATCACCGTGGACGGGAGCATGTACCGGACTGCATTGTTCAGGGAGACGGAATGGACACAGGAACGGCCGATCGTGGCCGGGGGGAAAACGATCGGCAGGGTCGAGGTGGTGTACCTGGAAGAACGGCCTGAATACGATGAGGGGCCGTTCTTAAAGGAAGAAGAGAACCTCATCACGATCATCGCCCAGCGGATCGGGCAGTTCGTCATGCGCACACGGGCCGAAGAGGAGCGGAACGCTTCAGAGGCCGAGTTGAGGGCGTTGTTTGCGGGTATGACCGATGTCGTCATTGTCTGTGATGCGCAGGGACGGTACCTGAAGGTCGCACCGACCAACCCGACGCTCCTGTACAGGCCTGCCGACGAACTGCTCGGGAAGACTGTCGACGAGGTGTGTCCAGGTCCGCAGGCCAGGCTGTTTCATGAGAATATCGAGCGGGCGCTGGAGACAGGGGGGCCGGTGAACTTCGAGTACGGTCTGTCCATCGGGGGGCGGGAGGTATGGTTTGCCGCGGTGATCTCGCCGATGGCCGTGGATTCGGTAATCCTGGTCGCACGTGATATCACAGAACGAAAGATCGCGGAGATGGCGATCAGGACGGCAAACGAAAAGCTCAACCTCCTCTCCAGCATCACGAGGCACGATATCCTCAACCAGATCACAGTGTTGCTTGGCTATATCGGGTTTACGAAGGCGGAGACAACCGATCCCACGGTGCTCGGGTACATCGAGAAGGAGGAGATGGCCGCCGAATCGATACGCCGCCAGATCGAGTTCACGCGGGACTATCAGGATATCGGGGTCGCGGCTCCGGTGTGGCAGGACGTGCGCCGGGTCATCGCCGGGAGCGTGCGGGCGCTGGACGTGGGGGGGGTGGCCCTCTCGATCGAGTTCGAGGGTCTGGAGATCTATGCCGATCCCCTTCTTCAGAAGGTTTTCTTCAATCTGGTGGACAATGCCCTGCGGTACGGGGAGCACGTGACGACGATACGGTTCTCCTGCACGGAGGAGGAGGGTGGGGTCGTCATTGTCTGCGAGGATGACGGCGTCGGGATCCCGGAGCAGTTCAAAGATGGGATTTTCAAGAGGGAGTATTACAAGAATACCGGTCTCGGGCTGTACCTCTCCCGCGAGGTGCTTGCCATCACCGGACTTCTGATCCGCGAGACCGGCGAACCAGGGAAGGGTGCACGGTTCGAGATCTCGGTGCCGCGGAGGGCGTGCCGGTTTGTGGGGAGAGCATCGGGGTGCCGCCGCGATTGA
- a CDS encoding methyl-accepting chemotaxis protein, with amino-acid sequence MEVQEIIGALDATPGNGSPIHLDETTCTTDLRPIAAAVNRTTSRRWEMQRKANDLNTELTLYQAAVMENPTPILLLDRDLSVVNGNRAFTAMSGISQKHLTGTNLRTLSYTPVNGQKITGALARNTQVSGECIANLPDGEKHLRYRAVPIIDRDAGTENLLVTLDDITREREQEDELRKMTEEGEQRNKWFATVLDSIPYPISVTDRSMNWTGMNRAFAGTFNIDRTAAIGRHCSAANGPLCHNENCMIKQLRKSGKERMAATFEHEGRTLQVGTAHLTDGRGDRIGYIEVIEDITAHVQQQKEAEEHAVRLEESARELKTAMDAMAGQDLTFALEIREDDPLRALKEDYQRTREELRGATLDLAGAIREIKAGTGEASRSVEGIAQAVEEIAARSQKGADNSKGELDEIEESAGAMAGLSAAVEEVAGTCQEVLQVAEKSAEIGEDASRLGQTAAAKMKEVEAASKESMAEIARLNSQMHEINKIVKLITDISNQTNLLALNAAIEAARAGEHGRGFAVVAGEVRNLAGESKKATGQIEELITTVQAQTTRTSQEIESSYTEICTGIERVGKTLDALDQMVRMSGEIRASVTQITKATEEQATDATRVSEAMEMTKEKTREKMKTIEEVAALLEEISASAEEAGGGAQEVAGMAAHLDEMVGHFTLN; translated from the coding sequence ATGGAAGTACAAGAGATCATCGGAGCCCTTGACGCCACACCAGGAAATGGGTCTCCGATCCACCTTGACGAGACGACGTGCACCACCGACCTCAGACCCATCGCCGCCGCCGTCAACCGCACCACCTCCCGAAGATGGGAGATGCAGAGAAAAGCCAACGACCTCAACACAGAACTCACCCTCTACCAGGCCGCGGTCATGGAGAACCCGACGCCCATACTCCTCCTGGACAGAGACCTTTCGGTCGTCAACGGGAACCGCGCCTTCACCGCGATGAGCGGGATCAGTCAGAAACACCTGACCGGGACGAACCTGCGCACACTCTCCTACACTCCGGTAAACGGCCAGAAGATCACCGGGGCCCTCGCCAGGAACACGCAGGTCTCCGGCGAATGCATTGCCAATCTGCCAGACGGAGAGAAACATCTCAGGTATCGGGCGGTCCCGATCATCGACCGGGACGCAGGGACCGAAAATCTCCTGGTGACCCTTGACGACATCACCAGAGAGCGGGAACAGGAAGACGAACTCAGAAAAATGACCGAGGAAGGGGAACAGAGAAATAAATGGTTTGCAACCGTGCTCGACAGTATCCCGTACCCCATCTCGGTCACCGATCGCTCGATGAACTGGACCGGGATGAACCGGGCTTTTGCCGGAACCTTCAACATCGACCGCACGGCAGCGATCGGGCGGCACTGCAGTGCCGCAAACGGCCCGCTCTGCCACAACGAGAACTGTATGATAAAACAACTCCGTAAGAGCGGGAAAGAGCGGATGGCCGCCACCTTCGAGCACGAAGGCAGGACACTCCAGGTCGGCACCGCTCACCTCACCGACGGCCGCGGCGACCGGATCGGCTACATCGAGGTGATCGAGGACATCACCGCGCATGTGCAACAGCAGAAAGAGGCCGAAGAGCACGCCGTAAGACTCGAAGAGAGTGCACGAGAACTCAAGACTGCCATGGACGCCATGGCAGGGCAGGACCTCACCTTCGCCCTTGAGATCCGTGAGGACGATCCCCTCAGGGCCCTCAAGGAGGACTATCAGAGGACCAGAGAAGAACTCAGGGGCGCAACCCTCGACCTTGCCGGGGCCATCAGGGAGATCAAGGCCGGCACCGGAGAGGCGAGCAGAAGCGTCGAAGGGATCGCACAGGCCGTCGAAGAGATCGCGGCTCGAAGCCAGAAGGGCGCCGACAACTCGAAGGGCGAACTCGACGAGATCGAAGAATCGGCCGGTGCGATGGCCGGACTCTCGGCGGCAGTCGAGGAGGTGGCCGGCACCTGCCAGGAAGTGCTTCAGGTCGCAGAGAAGAGTGCCGAGATCGGTGAAGACGCGAGCAGACTCGGCCAGACCGCCGCAGCAAAGATGAAAGAGGTGGAGGCCGCGTCAAAGGAGAGTATGGCGGAGATCGCCAGACTCAACTCGCAGATGCATGAGATCAACAAGATCGTCAAACTGATCACCGACATCTCCAACCAGACCAACCTGCTCGCGCTCAACGCCGCCATCGAGGCGGCCAGGGCCGGCGAGCATGGGCGCGGTTTTGCCGTCGTCGCGGGCGAGGTGAGAAATCTTGCCGGCGAGTCAAAGAAGGCCACCGGCCAGATCGAAGAACTCATCACCACCGTCCAGGCACAGACCACCAGGACTTCACAGGAGATCGAGAGTTCGTATACCGAGATCTGTACCGGGATCGAGCGTGTCGGCAAGACCCTCGACGCCCTCGACCAGATGGTCCGGATGTCAGGAGAGATCAGGGCGAGCGTGACCCAGATCACCAAAGCCACCGAAGAACAGGCCACCGATGCGACCAGGGTCTCCGAGGCGATGGAAATGACAAAAGAGAAGACCCGAGAAAAAATGAAGACCATCGAGGAGGTGGCCGCCCTCCTCGAAGAGATCTCGGCCTCGGCCGAGGAGGCAGGCGGCGGCGCCCAGGAGGTCGCTGGGATGGCCGCACACCTCGATGAGATGGTCGGTCATTTCACGCTCAACTGA